The following coding sequences lie in one Arthrobacter sp. SLBN-122 genomic window:
- a CDS encoding sugar porter family MFS transporter: MPTAQEQTTTGIPRRVIWLALAGAVGGFLFGFDSSVVNGAVDALKEEFALSEAVTGFAVAIALLGCAAGAFLAGKVADRYGRIPAMKLGALLFLVSAVGTGFCFGVWDLIFWRLVGGLGIGLASVIAPAYISEISPRKVRGRLASLQQLAITTGIFAALLSDALLATSAGGADQAFWLGIESWRWMFLAAAVPAVVYGWVAFTLPESPRFLVFQGKEDQARKVFESIAPSEDADRHIRDIREAIEEDKLAGQKGSLRGRTFGLQAVVWVGITLSVLQQFVGINVIFYYSTTLWKAVGFQEKDSLAISVATSITNILVTLVAIALVDRVGRRPILLAGSVGMAVSLGAMALAFSSATGSGEDISLPGAWGPVALVAANIFVVSFGASWGPLVWVLLGEIFPSRIRARALGLAAAAQWVANFAITLSFPVMAAASLPLTYAMYALFAAASFFFVMFKVPETNGMSLEQAETLFVPKGSAK; encoded by the coding sequence ATGCCCACTGCACAGGAGCAGACCACAACCGGGATACCGCGGCGGGTGATCTGGCTGGCGCTCGCGGGGGCGGTGGGCGGATTCCTCTTCGGCTTCGACTCATCAGTGGTCAACGGAGCCGTGGACGCTCTGAAGGAGGAGTTTGCGCTCTCCGAGGCCGTCACGGGCTTCGCTGTGGCCATCGCCCTGCTGGGCTGCGCAGCCGGCGCCTTCCTGGCCGGCAAGGTGGCAGACCGCTACGGCCGCATCCCGGCCATGAAGCTGGGCGCCCTGCTCTTCCTGGTCAGCGCCGTGGGCACCGGCTTTTGCTTCGGAGTGTGGGACCTGATCTTCTGGCGCCTGGTGGGCGGCCTGGGCATCGGGTTGGCCTCTGTCATCGCCCCTGCCTACATCTCCGAAATTTCGCCGCGGAAGGTGCGCGGACGCCTGGCGTCGCTGCAGCAGCTGGCCATCACCACGGGTATCTTCGCCGCGCTGCTGTCCGACGCGCTCCTGGCCACCAGTGCCGGCGGCGCGGACCAGGCCTTCTGGCTGGGCATTGAATCATGGCGCTGGATGTTCCTGGCCGCGGCCGTCCCGGCCGTCGTTTACGGCTGGGTTGCCTTCACCCTGCCCGAGTCCCCGCGGTTCCTGGTGTTCCAGGGCAAGGAGGACCAGGCCCGGAAGGTCTTCGAGTCCATCGCGCCCTCGGAGGATGCCGACCGCCACATCCGGGATATCCGCGAAGCCATCGAGGAAGACAAGCTGGCCGGCCAGAAGGGGTCCCTCCGCGGCAGGACGTTCGGCCTCCAGGCTGTGGTCTGGGTGGGCATCACGCTGTCGGTCCTGCAACAGTTCGTGGGCATCAACGTGATCTTCTACTACTCCACCACCCTATGGAAGGCCGTAGGGTTCCAGGAGAAGGACTCCCTGGCCATCTCGGTGGCAACCTCCATCACCAACATCCTGGTCACCCTGGTAGCCATCGCCCTGGTGGACCGGGTGGGCCGCCGGCCCATCCTGCTGGCCGGATCCGTGGGCATGGCCGTGTCCCTGGGCGCCATGGCCCTGGCCTTTTCCTCGGCAACGGGCAGCGGCGAGGACATCAGCCTGCCGGGCGCGTGGGGTCCCGTGGCCCTGGTGGCCGCGAACATCTTCGTGGTCAGCTTTGGCGCGTCCTGGGGGCCGCTGGTCTGGGTCCTCCTGGGCGAGATCTTCCCGTCCAGGATCCGTGCCCGGGCGCTGGGCCTTGCCGCTGCGGCGCAGTGGGTGGCCAACTTCGCGATCACCCTCAGCTTCCCGGTCATGGCCGCGGCTTCACTGCCGCTGACCTATGCCATGTACGCCCTGTTCGCTGCGGCGTCCTTCTTCTTCGTCATGTTCAAGGTCCCTGAGACCAACGGCATGTCCCTGGAGCAGGCGGAGACGCTGTTCGTGCCCAAGGGTTCAGCAAAGTAA
- a CDS encoding MFS transporter — MDGQLAETLQAPETTLKAEKASFLKQPKAVWATALAAVFAFMGIGLVDPILPAIATNLDASPSQVSLLFTSYFLVTALAMLITGFVSSRIGGKRTLLIGLAVIVVFSSLSGLSGSVSELVGFRAGWGLGNALFVATALAVIVGVASGGAGTAIILYEAALGLGISLGPLLGALLGGWQWRAPFFGAAVLMAAAFIALIALLPKTPLPERKVRLRDPLLALGHKGLRTTAASGLFYNYGFFTILAFTPFILGMDAYGIGGVFFGWGVAVAVFSVFVAPVLQSRFGAVKVLTGTLFVLMLDLAGLGLAAGHSVPAVVVLVIAAGALLGINNTIYTELAMGVSDSPRPVASSGYNFVRWMGGALAPFAAAQLGEHFGPQVPFFAGAVAMAIAILVAFGGRAYLSSHEPHVV, encoded by the coding sequence ATGGACGGCCAGCTCGCAGAAACCCTGCAAGCACCAGAAACAACCTTGAAGGCCGAAAAGGCCTCGTTCCTCAAGCAGCCAAAGGCGGTATGGGCCACCGCCCTCGCCGCAGTGTTCGCTTTCATGGGCATCGGGCTGGTGGACCCCATCCTCCCGGCCATCGCCACCAACCTGGACGCCAGCCCCAGCCAGGTGTCCCTGCTCTTCACCAGCTACTTCCTGGTCACCGCGCTGGCCATGCTGATCACCGGGTTTGTCTCCTCCAGGATCGGCGGCAAGCGGACGCTGCTGATCGGACTGGCCGTCATCGTGGTCTTCTCCTCGCTGTCCGGGCTGTCCGGCAGCGTCAGTGAACTGGTGGGCTTCCGGGCCGGCTGGGGGCTGGGCAACGCCCTGTTCGTCGCCACCGCGCTCGCCGTGATCGTGGGCGTGGCCAGCGGCGGCGCCGGCACCGCAATCATCCTCTACGAAGCCGCCCTGGGCCTGGGCATCTCGCTCGGCCCGCTGCTGGGCGCCCTCCTGGGCGGCTGGCAGTGGCGCGCACCGTTCTTCGGCGCCGCGGTCCTGATGGCCGCCGCCTTCATTGCCCTGATCGCGCTCCTGCCCAAAACGCCCCTGCCGGAGCGCAAGGTTCGCTTGCGGGACCCCCTGCTGGCGCTGGGCCACAAGGGACTGCGGACGACGGCGGCAAGCGGCTTGTTCTACAACTACGGCTTCTTCACCATCCTGGCTTTCACCCCGTTCATCCTGGGCATGGACGCCTACGGCATCGGCGGTGTCTTCTTCGGCTGGGGTGTGGCCGTGGCCGTCTTCTCCGTCTTCGTTGCGCCGGTCCTGCAGAGCCGCTTCGGCGCCGTCAAGGTACTGACCGGTACGCTGTTCGTCCTCATGCTGGACCTGGCCGGGCTGGGACTCGCGGCGGGGCACTCGGTGCCGGCCGTCGTCGTCCTGGTCATTGCTGCCGGTGCGCTGCTGGGCATCAACAACACCATTTATACGGAACTGGCCATGGGCGTCTCTGATTCGCCGCGGCCGGTGGCTTCCTCCGGCTACAACTTCGTCCGCTGGATGGGCGGCGCCCTGGCCCCGTTCGCGGCGGCACAGCTCGGTGAGCACTTTGGCCCCCAGGTTCCGTTCTTTGCCGGGGCGGTGGCCATGGCCATCGCCATCCTGGTGGCATTCGGCGGCCGCGCCTACCTGTCCTCGCACGAGCCGCACGTCGTGTAG
- a CDS encoding MarR family winged helix-turn-helix transcriptional regulator, protein MNDDDSQLQELASGFREALRHSVYLVRRLDADGELSASQLSTLKMMLGEGQRVGEIARNLGVRVPSATEQIIKLERAGLARREPDPADSRAVRVILTDEGRAAVDSANRRRNQVMAGILGTLTDQDRKALAAALPVIDKINASLQN, encoded by the coding sequence ATGAATGACGACGACTCCCAACTGCAGGAACTTGCCAGCGGCTTCCGCGAAGCCCTGCGCCACAGCGTGTACCTGGTCCGCCGCCTCGACGCGGACGGCGAACTCAGTGCGTCCCAGCTCAGCACCCTCAAGATGATGCTGGGCGAGGGCCAGCGCGTCGGTGAGATTGCCCGGAACCTCGGAGTCCGCGTGCCCAGTGCCACGGAACAGATCATCAAACTCGAGCGCGCGGGTCTGGCCCGCCGCGAGCCGGACCCGGCGGACTCCCGCGCTGTCCGGGTGATCCTGACTGACGAAGGCCGCGCCGCCGTCGACTCCGCGAACCGGCGCCGCAACCAGGTGATGGCCGGGATCCTTGGCACGCTCACCGACCAGGACCGCAAAGCCCTGGCTGCGGCCCTGCCGGTCATCGACAAAATCAACGCCTCCCTCCAGAACTGA
- a CDS encoding mannitol-1-phosphate 5-dehydrogenase produces the protein MKAVHFGAGNIGRGFVGLLLHDAGYEVVFADVAEDLINRLKEADSYAVHEVGENPAVRTVDNFRALNSNAQEAELVSEIAAADIVTTAVGPHILKFVAPVIAKGIVAREPGRAPLQVMACENAINATDILAKEVAAQPGATAAALDGKAVFANTAVDRIVPNQEAGQGLDVTVETFYEWVIDRTAFGDAAPAIPGATFVDDLSPYIERKLFTVNTGHASAAYFGFEAGLEKISDAMADQDVAEDVRAVLEETKQLLVAKHGFSNDDQEAYVQKILVRFSNPYLPDTVNRVGRAPLRKLSRNERFIGPAAELAERGMVPEALLGAIAAALRFNDPADAEATELAGILASTSPADATERITGLAPGHPLFAAVATLVEERQAEMADTPAQSIT, from the coding sequence GTGAAGGCAGTACATTTTGGGGCCGGCAACATCGGCCGCGGATTTGTGGGGCTGCTCCTGCATGACGCCGGCTACGAAGTGGTGTTCGCGGACGTGGCCGAGGACCTGATCAACCGGCTCAAGGAAGCGGACAGCTATGCCGTGCACGAGGTGGGGGAGAACCCCGCCGTGCGGACCGTGGACAACTTCCGGGCGCTGAACTCCAACGCCCAGGAAGCGGAACTGGTCTCCGAGATCGCCGCGGCGGACATCGTCACCACCGCGGTGGGTCCGCACATCCTGAAGTTCGTGGCCCCTGTGATCGCCAAGGGCATCGTTGCCAGGGAACCCGGCCGGGCGCCCCTGCAGGTGATGGCCTGCGAGAACGCGATCAATGCCACGGACATCCTGGCCAAGGAGGTGGCGGCCCAGCCCGGAGCCACCGCCGCAGCCCTGGACGGCAAGGCGGTGTTCGCCAACACGGCGGTAGACCGGATCGTGCCCAACCAGGAAGCCGGGCAGGGCCTGGACGTCACCGTGGAGACCTTTTACGAATGGGTCATCGACCGCACTGCCTTCGGTGACGCAGCTCCCGCGATCCCCGGCGCCACGTTCGTGGATGACCTCTCGCCCTACATCGAGCGGAAGCTGTTCACGGTGAACACCGGCCACGCGTCGGCGGCCTACTTCGGGTTCGAGGCGGGCCTGGAGAAGATCTCCGACGCCATGGCGGACCAGGACGTGGCCGAGGACGTCCGGGCCGTGCTGGAGGAAACCAAGCAGCTCCTGGTGGCCAAGCACGGGTTCAGCAACGACGATCAGGAAGCCTATGTCCAGAAGATCCTGGTCAGGTTCTCCAACCCGTACCTGCCGGACACCGTCAACCGCGTAGGGCGGGCTCCGCTGCGGAAGCTGAGCCGGAACGAGCGCTTCATCGGCCCGGCCGCCGAACTGGCAGAACGCGGCATGGTGCCGGAAGCCCTGCTCGGTGCCATCGCGGCAGCCCTCCGGTTCAATGACCCCGCTGATGCCGAGGCCACCGAGCTTGCCGGCATCCTGGCATCGACCAGCCCCGCCGATGCCACCGAAAGGATCACAGGGCTGGCGCCTGGCCACCCGCTGTTCGCCGCCGTTGCCACCCTTGTGGAGGAGCGGCAGGCGGAAATGGCCGACACCCCCGCCCAAAGCATCACCTGA
- a CDS encoding PTS mannitol transporter subunit IICBA, whose protein sequence is MATETVAKPRTSARVHVQKFGTFLSGMIMPNIGAFIAWGLITALFIEKGWLPVPELGGFGTNAAGVKNLGLVDPMIKYLLPLLIGYTGGKNVYDVRGGVVGAIGTMGVIVGAGIPMFIGAMIMGPLGGWTMKKIDMLWDGKIRPGFEMLVNNFSAGIWGALLAMLGFFGISPLVTAFSTAAGNVVQFLVNNGLLPLTSIFIEPAKVLFLNNAINHGVLTPLGVQQSLDQGKSILFLLEANPGPGLGILLAYMFFGRGAAKASAPGAAIIHFLGGIHEIYFPYVLMRPLLILAAIAGGMTGIATLAVTGAGLVAPAAPGSILAVLAQTSRDSYLGVILSVLLATTASFLVASVIMKTTKHSDEADLGDATARMEAMKGKKSSVSSTLTGAGASAGAASGRGGVGVLAGPVRNIVFACDAGMGSSAMGASVLRNKIKAAGFPDVKVTNASIANLSDTYDVVVTHQDLTERAKPATSSAVHYSVDNFMSSPRYEEIVDLVRESNTEGGTSDAGTTHGAHAADAPVDAAPAGAGAAAASANGSSDILARESVVMRGSATTRDAAIDEAGRLLLARGAVDEGYIAAMHEREESVSTYMGSFLAIPHGTNAAKDHIRKSAVSVIRYPDGIDWNGKQVKFVVGVAGINNEHLHILSSIAKVFTNKEQVARLEAATSEDEVLELFGKVNA, encoded by the coding sequence ATGGCAACAGAGACAGTTGCAAAACCCCGCACCAGCGCGCGCGTGCACGTCCAGAAGTTCGGGACATTCCTGTCCGGGATGATCATGCCCAACATCGGGGCGTTTATCGCCTGGGGCCTCATTACCGCTCTCTTCATTGAGAAGGGCTGGTTGCCGGTTCCGGAGCTTGGCGGCTTCGGCACCAACGCCGCGGGCGTGAAGAACCTGGGCCTCGTTGACCCCATGATCAAGTACCTCCTGCCGCTGCTGATCGGCTACACCGGCGGCAAGAACGTCTATGACGTCCGCGGCGGCGTGGTGGGAGCCATCGGCACCATGGGCGTGATCGTCGGTGCCGGCATCCCCATGTTCATCGGCGCCATGATCATGGGCCCGCTGGGCGGCTGGACCATGAAGAAGATCGACATGCTCTGGGACGGCAAGATCCGCCCCGGCTTCGAGATGCTGGTCAACAACTTCTCCGCCGGCATTTGGGGCGCGTTGCTCGCCATGCTCGGCTTCTTCGGAATTTCACCGCTGGTGACCGCCTTCAGCACCGCAGCCGGAAACGTGGTGCAGTTCCTGGTCAACAACGGCCTCCTGCCGCTGACCAGCATCTTCATCGAACCTGCCAAGGTGCTGTTCCTCAACAACGCCATCAACCACGGTGTGCTCACGCCGCTGGGCGTCCAGCAGTCGCTGGACCAGGGCAAGTCCATCCTGTTCCTGCTTGAGGCCAACCCGGGCCCCGGCCTGGGCATCCTGCTTGCCTACATGTTCTTCGGCCGCGGCGCCGCCAAGGCATCGGCCCCCGGTGCTGCGATCATCCACTTCCTGGGCGGCATCCACGAAATCTACTTCCCGTACGTGCTGATGCGCCCGCTGCTGATCCTGGCGGCCATCGCCGGCGGCATGACCGGCATCGCCACCCTGGCCGTCACCGGCGCAGGCCTCGTTGCCCCTGCCGCCCCGGGATCCATCCTCGCGGTGCTGGCCCAGACGTCCCGGGACAGCTACCTCGGCGTGATCCTGTCGGTGCTGCTCGCCACCACGGCATCCTTCCTGGTGGCCTCCGTGATCATGAAGACCACCAAGCACAGCGACGAAGCCGACCTGGGCGACGCCACCGCCCGCATGGAGGCCATGAAGGGCAAGAAGAGCTCAGTGTCCTCCACCCTCACCGGTGCAGGGGCTTCCGCCGGTGCCGCCTCAGGCCGCGGCGGAGTGGGCGTCCTGGCCGGCCCCGTCCGCAACATCGTGTTCGCCTGCGACGCCGGCATGGGCTCCAGCGCCATGGGCGCCTCAGTGCTGCGGAACAAGATCAAGGCGGCCGGCTTCCCGGACGTCAAGGTCACCAACGCCTCCATCGCGAACCTGAGCGACACGTACGACGTCGTGGTCACCCACCAGGACCTGACCGAACGGGCCAAGCCCGCCACCTCCAGCGCCGTCCACTACTCCGTGGACAACTTCATGAGCAGCCCGCGCTATGAGGAGATCGTGGACCTGGTCCGCGAGAGCAACACCGAGGGTGGAACGTCCGACGCCGGCACCACCCATGGCGCCCACGCCGCCGATGCCCCGGTGGACGCAGCCCCTGCCGGAGCAGGTGCCGCCGCAGCCTCCGCGAACGGAAGCTCCGACATCCTGGCCCGCGAGAGCGTGGTCATGCGCGGTTCGGCCACCACCCGTGACGCCGCAATTGACGAAGCCGGCCGGCTGCTGCTGGCCCGCGGAGCTGTGGATGAGGGCTACATCGCCGCCATGCACGAGCGGGAAGAATCCGTGTCCACCTACATGGGCAGCTTCCTGGCCATCCCGCACGGCACCAACGCCGCCAAGGACCACATCCGCAAGTCGGCCGTGTCCGTGATCCGCTACCCGGACGGCATTGACTGGAACGGCAAGCAGGTCAAGTTCGTGGTGGGCGTTGCCGGCATCAACAACGAGCACCTGCACATCCTGTCCTCCATCGCCAAGGTCTTCACGAACAAGGAACAGGTTGCCCGGCTGGAGGCCGCCACGTCCGAGGATGAAGTCCTGGAACTCTTCGGGAAGGTCAACGCATAG
- a CDS encoding TetR/AcrR family transcriptional regulator: MSLDGQLPPKMRLLRAAAELLAKSAGAPVSTRQITQLAGVSAPTLYHHFGDKEGLFDAVVAAGFEEYVAGERDFAPSGQPLEDIRRMWDNHVQFGLNQPELYLVMFGNIRPESRPAIVADAEALMEEMLNKAAAAGQLNVQPREAARSILAANVGVTLMLIAEPASERNLELSTMTRDAMIFAVSAEPASGPAPGGTGKSSVVVAAIALNAALQASHSDQLSSSELKLFLEWLHRISTSPAG; encoded by the coding sequence ATGAGTTTGGATGGCCAGCTTCCCCCCAAAATGCGGCTGCTCCGTGCTGCCGCGGAACTGCTGGCAAAATCCGCGGGAGCTCCGGTGTCCACCCGCCAGATCACCCAGCTGGCGGGGGTTTCGGCGCCCACCCTGTACCACCACTTCGGTGACAAGGAAGGTCTGTTCGACGCCGTCGTCGCCGCAGGGTTTGAAGAATATGTCGCGGGCGAAAGGGATTTCGCCCCCTCCGGACAGCCGCTCGAGGACATCCGGAGAATGTGGGACAACCATGTCCAGTTCGGACTGAACCAGCCTGAGCTGTACCTGGTGATGTTCGGCAACATCCGTCCGGAGAGCCGGCCTGCCATCGTGGCAGACGCCGAGGCGCTCATGGAGGAGATGCTGAACAAGGCAGCGGCGGCGGGCCAGCTGAACGTCCAGCCCAGGGAGGCAGCCAGGTCCATCCTGGCGGCCAATGTGGGCGTGACGCTGATGCTGATTGCGGAACCCGCTTCCGAACGCAACCTTGAACTGTCCACCATGACCCGGGACGCCATGATCTTCGCGGTGTCCGCCGAGCCCGCCAGCGGCCCGGCCCCGGGCGGCACCGGAAAGTCCTCGGTGGTGGTGGCAGCGATCGCCCTGAACGCCGCACTTCAGGCTTCGCACTCTGACCAGCTTTCCAGCTCGGAACTTAAGCTCTTCCTCGAATGGCTGCACCGGATCTCCACCAGCCCCGCCGGTTAG